GATTGTATTTTAGCTTTTAAGTCAAGAAGAGGGTCTGCTGAAGAAGCATTTGTAAAGTATCTGCCCCTAATGCATGGGTGTAGGGCCTATTCTGTGCCTCTGTCTGGAAGTGGGCGGTTTCTGTAAATGAGGGAAAAAATTACTAAAAATGAgtcagagagcgagagaaaataaaacagtcTCTGTTCCCAGTGTCACTGAGTAGAACTACTTGCTGTGCAGTTGTTGATGTTATTGAGGTAATATTAAGCCTACTGCATCTTGCCAGCGTGGACACTGCAGTTGTTGTTTACTGTAAGCTGTCTCAACACAGTAGGCCAAGACAGAGCCTGTCTGAGCTACTTGGAATTTCACAATTTTGGTAAGTAGTTAAATCTAAAACTTGAAAAACGTGAAAATATTACAGCAGCATGAACAATATGATCCATATGTTTATCCTAATTCTGAATATTTTGTATCATTACTGTATCATAATTGTTTGTCAACATACTtagatttcttttattttctttcactttcagtcacttttctttcactttcagTCACTGAAtacagaaaaggaaggaaaaagagaaTAAAGTCAGATCACATGATgtaattaaagctatagtgcgtagtttcttcctccccgtgaggaattctaagtaatgacagcaAAACTGTCCATGACCGCAAACTGTATTGTAATTGGCATGCAAGTAAGTAATTgacatgtatttgtatttgctttTCATAGACATGAATCTCAAGATTCTTTACAGGGGTACAAAACAACATACTTGTGGCCTTGCACATAATTTTTTACCCcacttcattttgtttttcttttcatttaaacaCCACAGCATATTACAccacactgtaaacccgaataagttaccagaactcaaaaaaagtgaggcaatcagttgcctcactttttttaagttgattaacttaaaagtcaaaattttccaaacttaaaaggttggttgaattgctacttgtaccttttgataacagttaaattaaaagtgctcatttagctcaactcaattattttcagttattatgacttacagttttgagttttcaaaccacaggaataagttcacagaactttaaaaaataagtacacaaccacacaatttttatgttaataaaactcaatgtttattagtttgttttgtcattgttttaagtacacattagtcaaatatgttgagtttgtttacttaaaaacatgtgattcaaaacttaaaaattttAGGCCAACCGATTGCCTCACTTACATTAAGTTTAACTAACTTAATATATCTAAAAGTCGTGAACGTCTGCTTTTGAACagttacatgttaaaatgaaatagaaaaacatttataaattaaaaaaaaaaaataattttaaaatatacttatatactttaattgtatattcaataaataaataaatttgagagatttttaagaagaaaaactcaaaattctcTGATCCTATCCTTCCAAATGTGTTCCTGGTCACTTAAACGAACACGCGAACTtaatgggactttgtcttattcaatcgtatcctccagagttagagaagtccataaatacccttctcatctcagtgtgtgttgtaactctgtctggcgcacccactgctagcctagcttagcacatgttgtacaaatcacaacatggaaataggaaaatgatggcgcgttattttgtcactttattaGGAGATAGATGGAGCCAGAtccctccaggatctgtgctaagctaggcatgGGTTCGTCAGACAGAGATACGACACGCACAGATGAGAagcgtatgtatggacttatctaactctgggggatactgtgaataaatcccaataagtaccgtatttttccggactataagtcgcacttttttccctactttggctggtcctgtgaCTTGTGCGAacttgtatatcaaaatatatataatttaacatgtttttaaatgttaattcatactgaacacaTTACCATTTACAGCCGCAAGAGGGCGCTCtatgcttgtgacaactagaatgctgctcctaaagacaactgagaaagagaaaagagataaactgcaggtagtaaaatatgcagccgaaaacggtaatcgagcagcagaaagaaagtttgaaacaagggagaaacttgtgagggactggcgaaaaggtgactcttatgcaatgaagaaaacaaagaaagctaatcggctaatcgcgggctgaaagcaagatggccagagctggaggaacgagtcacacatgggtgcttgaacaacgtgctgctgggagaggcttgtcaacggtgcagttagctCGCTACGTCGCCACACCctggtagttgttctgtgtgctattgtatagtttaataactgttaatgtgttacgttaacataccggacacctaccgtattcagcctgttgttctgggtgctattgtgtagttttggattttgtgaaatacatttctaaataaatgcgacatatatgtttttttcctcttcatgacgcattttttgactgatgcgacttatactccggagcgacttatagtccggaaaatacggtatgcatgtttctttaaggccctaggaaataaatatttatcacacatttctgatattgacCAGATAACTAATCAGATAGTCAGGAAAATAATCGGAGtaatcaaaaacaataataccaaAATTAAATTATCGTTCGTTAcagctataaaagaaaaaacactgcttttggcTTCCTTGCTAATTCCTCAGTAAGGCGACAGGGCAGCAATTTGGATGAAATTTCAAAAATTCTATagagtttaagaacattttcacttaaaactctaaaatgtaaatgttttacaaaccatATCAAATGCACAGTGAAATGTGAGTCATCTTGCGCAGCCCACAatggttaagaaaaacattaaaacatacaaaacattagcgttacttttgcattatattaatgagaacaaaggcatattgtgtagtttgggcctattggctgaacacctgcagtagtgcagtaacttttgaggcattatttagacaaaaggagataactttgaactagccttttataatgctttaccctgcagccttttttcagatgagtttctacatcattaattcattcttgaGGGTCTGCAACCTGCGGGGATAGTTTACCACTTTCTAGACCAAGTTAAATCTTTTGAGTGAATTCAAAAGTGTTGGTCAGTGCTTTGGGATAGCTGCGGTGCGGTGCATAGATCACTCCACAGATTACCAGGAAGGCATCGCCAAGTCTGGGAAGGCTGACCACGGCATCACTTTCAATGACGACAGTGATTCTCACAGGGTGGTAGTGAACTGGACTTGCGTCATGGTCACCGATGAAAGTAATGAGGCCCACTGCAACACCATCAAGCTCTGGCTCATCAGACTcatcctgaatgaatgaaaaagagatactaatcacaaactaacacatggaacagaacagatgacataatttgtctttccttaaccaagtcccattgaaatccaataccacttttacaaaagagacctgggtctcattgtaagagttgaaaaacataagatccatgttctgcacacatgaatcagccaaaataccagagaatctaggtgctgactgaaaccaaggacatttacaagaaaatgttttactgaacattgaataaaatgttagtatttacgggttagataatacacagcagaatctgttagtgacttaaggagactcactgtgcaggttcttaaacatccagagacgtcctcgcgcagatacacaggaaggacgtggagaacagtagtgcgcttggtgtgtatgtcatggatttcctattcagataaaaacagaattgcatatactgaagagtttacataaagctgattttaaacagtccaaacagaacatatgtccacaaataacctgttaacatctttaatgcaatcagacaaatggcaaaCAAAGTGGACTAATTGCAAGAGTCAAAAAGCTCATTTCAATCATTGAACCTGTTCAATGTTCTACTGGTTCAACctatgaaatgtgtaaaaatctatttacctgttcatcgtggatttttaaaatttcagccagagcatctgctgtcttcccagtttttgatgccttccgtcTGAATAAGGTCATCAGTCGAGGAAGATAGCGGTCAAGCTCAGCATAGCACGTGTTGGGCAGGTTCTGATTTGTAATCCGCTGGAACTCTGCATACAACTACATAGAAATAACAGCCAGAGGAGAACACAGCAAcaacacttattaaaaaaaacagttcaatttgaagaatcttgcacacatttataaagcaaaaatatcagccaaatgagtaagaatcacaattttcactttaaaagagagagctgaTCCATATTACCTCAGACTCTATTTTGAGAGCAGGCCAGAGGTCCATGAGGTCGTTCACTGGTGGGCAGGACATCACTATGGTCTGTCGGCGTAGGGGAAATGTGGTCTCCATCATCTTTCTAATGAGGGGCAGTttcttctcagtcttcttcaacaatttttgcaagcaaatacaaagttaagtaaaatatgattagtagtattcgtgaacagaacacattcattaattgttgacttaaatacagcaaaacactttattttgatcaaacaggcaagtagaaaaaacaatgtgtgtatgtgggagtgcGTATGATTTGGGGTTACCACACTAAAAccttgtctgagaaaaaaaaaacaattcaagttattggtatttagagggcgggggaggtggggggtgaTAGAAGAATTCACATTCATTGGATTACCTGGTATCGTTATCACATCTCCAGTTATCTTCTTCTTAAATTTTTTGAAACTGAAACAGCAAGATGCAAAGGCATAAACTGATCTGAAACTGAACAattaaaagcattcaaagagtgtcaaattataaatacttccatttataaatgttccctgttaatgatcttttcatttaatccccataagtgtcaagttactaaagccatcaagcaaaattaacattactgtaaagaaaagcagccaCACTTGAACCTTAGTGCATGGTTAATCAACAATAATACCATTTCTACAAACCAAAGCTTTACTATTAAGggtttttactttattcatctttgtcaTGAAAAGCAGCTTGCCTCCAGCAGGGTCGTTTGTTTTAAAACCGAGGCAACACAAGTAGCTAGGCAGGCACGGGCAGTTGACTCGTTCTGTTAACAGCAATCTCCGTGTCTCAGACAGTCTGCtcacacagaatttaaaactAGCGTCCCTAGAAGCTACACAGAGAGCGCGGACTTGCAGTGTAGGGACTCAGTTTGAGGCGTTTATGCTCTTTTGTGCACTATTGAAAGTTTCCATCAACAAAAAACTAACTATCGCATATGAAGTGTCTGTTAGTGCTTCTACTAACATACCAGGTGTCTGTTAGTGCTTCTACTAACAACTAATTTTCTAACACCACCTTTAAGCGGGGAATGAGCGTGTGATTACTAGATTCATGCGTCGTCAAATTCTTCAGGGAGTCGGTTAGTGGTAGCTAGGTCGCTAGTTGTGCTGCTGGAGTGCGTAACATCAAAGTccttctaaatagtctctggtaaCGTTAGTGGTCGCGCTaagtggctagctagctctttagcagctaacCTATATCTGACAAGTTGCCAATCCCTACAAGACTCCCGTGATAAGCCAGTGAAGGGCGGGGGCTTGGAGAAGGTCTACGCTctctgagacaaacacataaaaatgtataaaagaagtaaaagcgaatgaatattaacattcaaaacttacagTAAGTCCAGTGAGCCTGATTGCTGCTGCGTAGGTAGTTTCTGCAACCCTACTGTCTGCTGCTTCCCGCCTTGCTGCGTTgttcaaacttttcttcttctgtgtttttccaaagagcggtaaggaatcagtgtagtgtgcaaattagcgccaccttctgcttcgcaggttgaatcagagattaactcgccatacaaaattatccctgcagctgcttaaataaaaataaaa
The DNA window shown above is from Perca fluviatilis chromosome 7, GENO_Pfluv_1.0, whole genome shotgun sequence and carries:
- the LOC120562812 gene encoding uncharacterized protein LOC120562812 — protein: MMETTFPLRRQTIVMSCPPVNDLMDLWPALKIESELYAEFQRITNQNLPNTCYAELDRYLPRLMTLFRRKASKTGKTADALAEILKIHDEQEIHDIHTKRTTVLHVLPVYLREDVSGCLRTCTDESDEPELDGVAVGLITFIGDHDASPVHYHPVRITVVIESDAVVSLPRLGDAFLVICGVIYAPHRSYPKALTNTFEFTQKI